CTTTAGGCACCATGAATCCAAGAATCTCCACATCCGTCTCTGTTTCCCGCGGGAGGAGAAGGGGAAGAGCTGGGTGCAAACGGAAAGTTTCTTTTATAACCGCTTGTAAATAGGGCAACTCTGAGATATCTGACTCTTCAACGACACCGTTTTCTCCTATCACATGCTCTATCTCGGCCTGAGCTTTCGCCatcgttttagggttttttagtAACTCTGCCATTGCCCACTCTACGTTAGTCGAGTTTGTATCCGTGCCTGCTGCGAACATATCCTGACATATATAATCACATATCAGTAACGCCGACATTTCAGAAGactttatatataagtatatgtaACAATTCATGCAATTCATCTCAAAACTTCAGTAAacagaactttttttttaataaacagaaTATATGTTCCAAAAAAGTATTGCATATGTTTTTAAACGATCAAATGTACCCTCGAAGTTTCCGTCTAATTAGATTTGTTGGAATATTATGATTGATGACATCACAAAACTAGTGGAATCAATGCTGGTAGGACTTACCAAGAGAAGGTGTTCAATCTCGCTATTGTCGAGCTCAGGTTCAACTCCTTGTGTGAGGGCAAGAAGCGAATCCAAGAAATCTATGTCGGAAACATCATCTGTAGATTCATTCCGCAATGCTATTTTCGCATCCATGAACCCACGAAAAAGCCTAAACAACCTCTCAGTGCAACCCTTCATATTCTTTCTATTACTTTGCAGATCAAGGAAAcccaaaaatggaaaaaagttGGCAAGGTCTGGTTTCCCGACAGCTACCATGACAGCAGTCACCGTTTCCTGGAACCCATTCGAAATTTTCGAGTCGTAGCTACCGAGATCAACGGAAAACAAAATGTTCGATATGATATTAAGAGCTGTGGTGAAAGATGCACGAGAAATATTAactgcttcttctctctcgctGCTTTCACTCACGAATTTCACAAGCTCTTGCACCTTCTTCATTCGCAGAGCTTTAGTGGTTTCGATACGCTGCGGGGAGAACATGAGACTCACAGACAATTTTCTCAACAACCTgacaaaacataacaacaacTAATGATCCCTTTTTAGGTCTTCGTTgcgttttttaattttttacatttaatgatTATAGGTTTAAAGTTTCAACACACAAGATTTTGggagtacatatatatatatatatactactataatCATTTGAAAATTGTAAAGGCAAACTCAAGGGAACAAAATAAATAGGTCTGCGTTTACAATTTTCATCTAGTAGATAATACTCCGGTGAACACTAATATAACTAGAAACAATCTAGTATAACTTtgtgtttattgtttatttctcatattttattaataactactATTGTggtttttaatagaaaaatatcgATATACAGTATATAGTTTAGCTGTAAAAGAGTAAGTTTTTTTGCATTTGAAACAATGGAATCGCTAATTAACcagaaaaatataatcatgagaaaataatagtataccataggaagaaaaaaatgttaggTATTggttggaaaaaagaaaatgttaggtACTAATTATACCTCCAACGACCCGAAGAAGATGGAAGCCAGGCTACGGAAACCTCGTGGTGATTGATGGACCGTATAGAGTTAGTTGATTTACGGCCAGACAAGATTTGGTCGTGTGTTCTTAGTACTACCCTTGCAGCTTCTGGTGAAGCTATGACCACTGAGTTTAAACGTCCAAGCTTAAGACTCATGATTGGCCCATAAGTTTTCGAGAGGTCGGCGAATGTGCGGTGAGGGTTTCTACCGACTTGGTGAATGTTTCCGATTATCGGCAATCGTGGAGGTCCAGGAGGTAGCGTGGCGGGTTGGTAAGAGCTCCGTCGGAATCTTGCGGTGGTGAAAATAATAAGGAAACATGAcgagagaaagcaaaagagcAAGAACATAACATTTTCTGAGATTATTTCCATCtgtgttataaaattatttggtttaattaactcatatttataatgtttaggTGCCAATCCCAAATCCACGATGGATCTGATTTTCTACTAGTAGTAAATAGCGAATCCCACTTGTCTGTCATAAGTAGATTTTTCAAGGACCCTACAGCGTTTACAAAAGTCAACGAATgcttttttcaattaaaattattaaatgattcGCAGAGGTGGCatgattaagatttttttatttttttttcttttgaacaaaGGATTACgaaattattatatgttaattttaataaGAAATATACTTGGTTACACTTACAAGCGATGTATTGGTTGTTGGTCGATAATTGAGTTTCAAAGTCGCAACGTTTACGTTTTGGTTTGTGTCGTTTCATCCAATAGTCACAAGTACAAACAGACACAGCTCATTATGATGTACTGTccgttttgttttctatataaatcaattatgTCGTTAATGTACATAACAAGTTTCACGTAAATAAAGTTCAATTCAGTTCTTGTCTACTTTGAGAAACTTGCTCtgtttcctctttctctcctcaATATTCAGGGATTCTAACATTGGTTAAACTTACACCAGAAAACAAATCCTCTACTTTCTTTTATAACAtatcacaaaaagaaaaccttTTAAGCTAGTTTAGTCATATATACCATTAGTGGA
The Camelina sativa cultivar DH55 chromosome 6, Cs, whole genome shotgun sequence genome window above contains:
- the LOC104793513 gene encoding cytochrome P450 76C4-like codes for the protein MEIISENVMFLLFCFLSSCFLIIFTTARFRRSSYQPATLPPGPPRLPIIGNIHQVGRNPHRTFADLSKTYGPIMSLKLGRLNSVVIASPEAARVVLRTHDQILSGRKSTNSIRSINHHEVSVAWLPSSSGRWRLLRKLSVSLMFSPQRIETTKALRMKKVQELVKFVSESSEREEAVNISRASFTTALNIISNILFSVDLGSYDSKISNGFQETVTAVMVAVGKPDLANFFPFLGFLDLQSNRKNMKGCTERLFRLFRGFMDAKIALRNESTDDVSDIDFLDSLLALTQGVEPELDNSEIEHLLLDMFAAGTDTNSTNVEWAMAELLKNPKTMAKAQAEIEHVIGENGVVEESDISELPYLQAVIKETFRLHPALPLLLPRETETDVEILGFMVPKDSQVLVNVWAIGRDPNVWENPTQFEPERFLGKEIDVKGRDYELTPFGAGRRICPGLPLAVKTVSLMIASLLYSFEWKLPNGIIPEDLDMDETFGITLHKTKPLHAIPVKKRTIN